One Pseudodesulfovibrio senegalensis DNA segment encodes these proteins:
- a CDS encoding dihydroorotate dehydrogenase: MDMNVSVGGLQLRNPVMTASGTFGNGLEFAPYGDLEKLGGICVKGLSLKPREGNPMPRIAETPCGMLNAIGIQNPGVEYFVRSILPSLKRVDVAVVANLYACDADEFGELAGILAAEEGVHALEVNVSCPNVKEGGAAFGQDPSQIARVTESVKKRAGNTPVMVKLSPNVTDIVECARAAVDGGADSLSLINTLLGMAVDARNRRPRIANVVAGLSGPAIKPVALRCVHQVCRAVDVPVVGLGGIASAEDALEFILVGAHAVQVGTANFLRPDFAFSLADDMAALLSDMGVESLDEYRGSLVLPL; this comes from the coding sequence ATGGATATGAATGTTTCTGTGGGCGGCCTGCAACTCCGAAATCCGGTCATGACGGCCTCGGGCACGTTCGGCAACGGTCTGGAGTTCGCGCCCTATGGCGATCTGGAAAAACTGGGCGGCATCTGCGTCAAGGGACTTTCGCTCAAACCCCGCGAGGGCAACCCCATGCCGCGTATTGCCGAGACTCCCTGCGGCATGCTCAACGCCATCGGCATCCAGAATCCGGGCGTGGAATATTTCGTGCGCTCCATCCTGCCTTCGCTCAAACGCGTGGACGTGGCCGTGGTGGCCAACCTGTATGCCTGCGACGCGGACGAGTTCGGCGAGCTGGCCGGTATTCTGGCTGCGGAAGAGGGCGTGCACGCGCTTGAGGTCAACGTGTCGTGCCCCAACGTCAAGGAGGGCGGGGCGGCCTTTGGGCAGGATCCGTCCCAGATCGCCCGCGTGACCGAGTCGGTCAAGAAACGGGCCGGGAATACTCCGGTCATGGTCAAGCTTTCGCCCAATGTCACGGATATCGTGGAATGCGCCAGGGCGGCCGTGGACGGCGGGGCGGACAGTCTTTCGCTCATCAACACCTTGTTGGGCATGGCCGTGGATGCGCGCAACCGCAGGCCGCGCATCGCCAACGTGGTGGCCGGCCTTTCCGGTCCGGCCATCAAGCCCGTGGCCCTGCGCTGTGTGCATCAGGTCTGCCGCGCCGTGGACGTGCCCGTGGTGGGGCTCGGCGGCATTGCCTCGGCCGAGGACGCGCTGGAATTCATCCTTGTGGGTGCGCACGCCGTGCAGGTGGGAACCGCCAATTTCTTGCGTCCGGATTTTGCGTTTTCCCTTGCGGACGACATGGCCGCGCTGCTCTCGGACATGGGCGTGGAGAGTCTGGACGAGTACCGGGGGAGCCTTGTCCTTCCCCTGTAA